Below is a window of Vibrio fortis DNA.
TCTAGCTCATTGATCGCAGCTTCTACCGCTTCTGCAGGGATGTTGTTGCGGTAGATTTTTACGTTGTGGCCCAATGAACGGAACTGGTCAACAAGGTTGTAAGTAAACGAGTCAAAGTTATCAATAAATACGATATCAGCCATGATTAAGACTCCTGCTTACTTGATGTTTGCTTAGGTGCACTATGCGCCGCTTGAATTGCGGAGATGACTGCTTGCGCTTTACCGCGCGTTTCATCTGCTTCTGCTTGTGGGTCTGAATCGAAGACCACACCTGCACCAGCTTGAACTTGTGCAATACCATTTTCTACATAAGCAGAACGAATCACGATACAAGTATCTAACGTGCCTTCACCGGTTAGGTAGCCTACTGCGCCGCCATAGCTGCCACGACGAGTCTGTTCAACATCGCGAATCAGCTGCATAGCACGAATCTTAGGTGCGCCAGTTAGTGTGCCCATGTTCATACAAGCTTGGTAAGCGTGCAGGGCATCAAGGTCTTCACGAAGTTGGCCAACAACTCGAGAGACTAAGTGCATCACATGGCTGTAGCGGTCCACCTTAAGAAGGTCGGCTACGTGGCGAGTGCCAGCTTCAGAGATTCGAGCAACGTCGTTTCGCGCTAGGTCAACCAACATCATGTGCTCGGCATTCTCTTTTTTGTCGGTACGTAGCTCTAATTCAATTCGGCTGTCTAGGTCGAAGTCGATTTGTCCATTAGGGCGTTTACCGCGACGACGAGTACCCGCGATGGGATAGATCTCAACTTGGTTGGTCTCTTTCTCATATTTCAGGGCACTTTCTGGTGAGGCACCAAACAGAGTAAATAGCTCATCTTGCATGTAGAACATGTAAGGACTTGGGTTGCTCTGTTTTAGCTCTTTGTATGCCGCGAGTGGTGCAGGGCAAGGCAGAGTAAAGCGGCGAGAAGGAACCACTTGGAATACGTCGCCTTTCACTACGTACTCTTTTAGGTCACGAACCGTTTGGCAGAAATCTTCGTCAGAGACACTTGGCACAGCTTCAACGTTATCAAGAGGGGTGACTTCGGCAATCTCTTTTAGCGATTTGCATTGAGTTTGGATATCAGCCAAGCGCTCAGTTAGGCGAGTCTTGATTGCTTGGTCTTCTGAGAAAACGCTCGCGTGAAGTAGGCCTTCATTTTGTTGGTGGTCAAAACGCAGCAGTGTTTCGGCTACATAGAAGACAAAGTCAGGGCAGTTGTTTGTCGCTTCTGCGTCGCCAAGTGGTTCGAAGTTTGCCACGATGTCGTAAGCAAACAGACCAGCCATAAATAGCGCGTGTTTATTGTTTGGGTCTTGCTTGAAGCTGTGTTGAACCAAGCGAAGTGCATCAAATGAAGATGCTTCTCTTAAACGAGAGTCTTCGTCTAGGTTAATGCTTGGTTGGGTAAAGGTTAGAGTCAGTACATTGTCTTTTAGTTGAGATTCAATGTCTGATTTCACGTTTGCGTTTAGATGTTCGATCAGGTGTTGACCGTTGTCTGTTAGAGCTTGGAAAGTGACCTGATGGCCTTCGCATACGATACGCACGGCAGAATCGATAAGCAGTAGGCTAGTGAGGTTTTGCTTTGACTCAATCTCGGCAGACTCTAGCAACAAGCTGTCTGTTTTATTTTCACACAGTGTGTGGAATACGCTTGTTGGATCTTGCGAGTAAGGAACGGTCGCATTGATGACATCAATCGTTCCCAGCTTTTTGATTTCAATGGCCTTGTTCACAAGACCTCCTTTATGATTCTTTAAATTTCCTGCCGTACATAGTCGCATAAAGATACCGTTCGCCCAATCTAGAATCTGGTCAATTCGTTGATTTGTTAGTCAGTTGAATGTGAGATGTCCGACAAATTAAAAAGCCCGCTATGAAAGCGGGCTTAGTGATAAACTTTTTATAAACAAACTGTTTAATTAGAAGTACACGTTAGCCCACCAAGAACTTGTCCAAGTGCGCCACCAATTAAGCTCTGAACTTGCTTCTACTGAAGAAAGTTCTAAAACTTTATCTTTATGGTGCTGGTTAAATTCTTGTAACATAGTGAGCCTATAAATAAAGGTACTTCGTATTTGTGTACTAGTTAACTAGTTCAGAGCTCGCAAGTCAAGCCCAATAAAGCAAATATCGTGTTAAATGCAAAAATAATGAACAGAAAATATGAGAATTGATCTACATAGCCATACCACAGCTTCAGATGGACGACTGACACCACCTGAGCTGATTGACCGTGCGTTAAGCTTCAATATTGAAGTTCTGGCTATTACCGATCATGACACAGTTGATGCACTTGAAGAGGCGCATCGTTATATCCTTGATAATAAGCTGCCGATCCAATTGATTAACGGTATCGAAATTTCGACCGTTTGGCACAACAAAGACATCCACATCGTGGGTTTGAATGTCGACCCAGAATCACCAGAGCTCAATGCGTTGATTGAACAACAGAAGCAGCACCGCATTGGACGCGCGGAATTGATCGCTCAGCGACTTGAGAAAGCGACGCGTGAAGGCGTGTTAGAAGAAGTGAAAGCGATAGCGGGCGATGCGCCTATTACTCGTGCTCATTTTGCTAAATGGCTGGTGGATAATGGTTATGCGAAAACCATGCAGCAAGTGTTTAAGAAGTTTCTGACTCGCAATAACCCAGGTTACGTGCCACCAACGTGGTGCAGTATGAGCGATGCGGTGACGGCTATTCATGCAGCCGGTGGACAAGCGGTGCTCGCTCATCCAGGGCGTTATGGTTTTACCGCTAAGTGGGTAAAACGTCTATTGACTGCATTTGTTGAAGCAAATGGTGACGCGATGGAAGTTGCCCAGCCACAACAAGCGCAACAAGAAAGACGCACTCTTGCGGATTATGCTATACAATACAAACTATTAGCCTCTCAAGGCAGCGATTTTCATTACCCGTCTCCGTGGATGGAGTTAGGGCGCAATCTTTGGCTGCCTTCTGGGGTCGAAGAAGTATGGAAAGATTGGGAGTTTCAAACGGATTCGTCACCTGAAACATTACCAGACGAACAAGCTCCTTCTGAAGATAGAGTCGAGAGACTCGATAATGAGGAAAAATAATGAGCCAGTTTTTTTATGTACACCCAGATAACCCACAAGCTCGTTTGATTAATCAAGCCGTAGCTATCGTTCGTAACGGTGGTGTTGTGGTTTATCCAACAGACTCGGGTTATGCTCTTGGCTGTCAGCTTGAAAATAAACAAGCGTTAGATCGTATCTGTCAAATTCGTAAAATCGACGATAAGCACAACTTCACGTTACTATGTCGTGACCTTTCTGAGCTTTCTCTTTATGCACGTGTTGATAACACCGCATTTCGTCTATTAAAAGCGCATACGCCGGGCCCATACACGTTCATTTTTAAGGGAACGAAAGAGGTACCACGTCGTCTAATGAACTCGAAGAGGAAGACAATTGGTATTCGTGTTCCAGACAACAAAATTGCCTTAGACCTTTTAGATGCTTTAGGTGAGCCTTTGATGTCAACATCGTTGATTTTACCGGGAAATGAGACGACAGAGTCTGATCCTGAGGAGATCCGCGATCGTCTAGAACACGCAGTTGATGTGATTCTAAACGGGGGCTACTTAGGTGAGCAGCCAACAACGGTTATTGACTTTAGCGATGACGATCCTGTGGTACTTCGAGTAGGCTCAGGCGACCCAGAACCGTTCGAATAAGCCGGATACTCGTTCACATCATGTTACTGTGTGTTCTACGGTAATGTGTAAATAACGAGTGATTTTTCAAAGGTTCTTTGCGATAATGCGCGACCGCGATTTTGGTCGCGTATATTTCATTCGACGTCTGTGAAGACGACAATTAGGTAGAAAAGAGTAAATGAGCGAAAAATTACAGAAGGTTTTAGCGCGAGCTGGTCACGGTTCTCGTCGCGAGCTGGAAGCTTTAATCAGAGCAGGTCGTGTTAGTGTTAACGGCCAAGTCGCGAAATTGGGTGAGCGTCTAGAAGACGAAAACTCAGTGATTCGTATTGATGGTCACACTGTATCAGGTAAAGCGTCTGAAGAAGTGGTTTGTCGCGTACTTGCTTACTACAAGCCAGAAGGTGAGCTTTGTACTCGCCACGACCCAGAAGGTCGTCGTACTGTGTTTGATCGTCTACCTAAGATCCGTGGTTCTCGTTGGATCTCGGTTGGTCGTCTTGATGCAAACACATCAGGTCTACTGCTGTTCACTACTGATGGTGAATTGGCGAACCGTCTAATGCACCCAAGCCGTCAAGTTGAGCGTGAATACCTAGTTCGTGTATTCGGTGAAGTGACAGAGCAGAAGGTTAAGAACCTTGTTCGCGGTGTTGAGCTTGAAGATGGTATGGCTCGCTTCG
It encodes the following:
- a CDS encoding anthranilate synthase component 1, whose protein sequence is MNKAIEIKKLGTIDVINATVPYSQDPTSVFHTLCENKTDSLLLESAEIESKQNLTSLLLIDSAVRIVCEGHQVTFQALTDNGQHLIEHLNANVKSDIESQLKDNVLTLTFTQPSINLDEDSRLREASSFDALRLVQHSFKQDPNNKHALFMAGLFAYDIVANFEPLGDAEATNNCPDFVFYVAETLLRFDHQQNEGLLHASVFSEDQAIKTRLTERLADIQTQCKSLKEIAEVTPLDNVEAVPSVSDEDFCQTVRDLKEYVVKGDVFQVVPSRRFTLPCPAPLAAYKELKQSNPSPYMFYMQDELFTLFGASPESALKYEKETNQVEIYPIAGTRRRGKRPNGQIDFDLDSRIELELRTDKKENAEHMMLVDLARNDVARISEAGTRHVADLLKVDRYSHVMHLVSRVVGQLREDLDALHAYQACMNMGTLTGAPKIRAMQLIRDVEQTRRGSYGGAVGYLTGEGTLDTCIVIRSAYVENGIAQVQAGAGVVFDSDPQAEADETRGKAQAVISAIQAAHSAPKQTSSKQES
- a CDS encoding Trp operon leader peptide, which encodes MLQEFNQHHKDKVLELSSVEASSELNWWRTWTSSWWANVYF
- the rnm gene encoding RNase RNM, which gives rise to MRIDLHSHTTASDGRLTPPELIDRALSFNIEVLAITDHDTVDALEEAHRYILDNKLPIQLINGIEISTVWHNKDIHIVGLNVDPESPELNALIEQQKQHRIGRAELIAQRLEKATREGVLEEVKAIAGDAPITRAHFAKWLVDNGYAKTMQQVFKKFLTRNNPGYVPPTWCSMSDAVTAIHAAGGQAVLAHPGRYGFTAKWVKRLLTAFVEANGDAMEVAQPQQAQQERRTLADYAIQYKLLASQGSDFHYPSPWMELGRNLWLPSGVEEVWKDWEFQTDSSPETLPDEQAPSEDRVERLDNEEK
- a CDS encoding L-threonylcarbamoyladenylate synthase → MSQFFYVHPDNPQARLINQAVAIVRNGGVVVYPTDSGYALGCQLENKQALDRICQIRKIDDKHNFTLLCRDLSELSLYARVDNTAFRLLKAHTPGPYTFIFKGTKEVPRRLMNSKRKTIGIRVPDNKIALDLLDALGEPLMSTSLILPGNETTESDPEEIRDRLEHAVDVILNGGYLGEQPTTVIDFSDDDPVVLRVGSGDPEPFE